One segment of Corynebacterium caspium DSM 44850 DNA contains the following:
- a CDS encoding DEAD/DEAH box helicase: MSMTDNAAGGMNEPEKQTSSESQELSQVEVTSQDILDSDTNDAERTTEVEVTTAAPAAEVTDSATGSTSDTREANSSEATDSKKGNSANEKADSNDSGFANLGLPAEVLRAVHKVGFETPSPIQAETIPLLMEGRDLVGLAQTGTGKTAAFALPILARIDKSIKSPQALVLAPTRELALQVAESFQSFADNLGDIRVLPIYGGQAYGIQLSGLRRGAQIVVGTPGRVIDHLDKGSLDISGLRFMVLDEADEMLNMGFQEDVERILEDTPDAKQVALFSATMPNGIRRISKQYLNNPAEITVKSEARTATNITQRWLSVAHRNKLDGLTRILEVTEFEAIIVFVRTRTETEEVAEKLRARGFSAAAINGDINQAQRERTVDQLKDGRLDILVATDVAARGLDVERISHVINYDIPHDTEAYVHRIGRTGRAGRTGEAILFVTPRERRMLRTIERVTNAPISEMELPTVDEVNSSRKERFADSITESLEDSQLDIFRNLVKEYSEQHDVPLEDIAAALATQAQAGNEFLMKEQPRDSRNRDRDDRGRDRDDRGRGRDRDRGFDRDDRGGRDRGGRSRFEAESGKQMYRIAVGKRQHVRPGAIVGALANEGGLNSRDFGRISIFADHSLVELPQDMDPGVFDRLADTRISGQLINLEKDNGRPPRRENDRGDRGDRGGFRGGRDRDRGGDRDRGERGGFRGGRDNDRGERGGFRGGRDRDRGERGGFRGGDRDRGGFRG, translated from the coding sequence ATGAGCATGACCGATAACGCCGCTGGCGGCATGAATGAGCCAGAAAAGCAGACATCGTCGGAATCTCAGGAACTTTCGCAGGTTGAGGTGACGAGCCAGGATATCCTGGACTCTGATACCAATGATGCCGAGCGCACCACTGAAGTAGAAGTAACCACTGCAGCACCTGCTGCTGAGGTAACTGATTCTGCTACAGGGAGCACTTCGGACACACGGGAAGCGAATTCTTCTGAGGCCACCGACTCCAAAAAAGGTAATTCCGCTAATGAAAAAGCGGATTCCAATGACAGTGGTTTCGCAAACCTTGGGCTTCCCGCCGAGGTACTTCGAGCAGTCCACAAAGTTGGTTTTGAGACACCATCGCCCATCCAGGCGGAAACTATTCCGCTTTTGATGGAGGGTAGAGATCTCGTGGGCTTGGCCCAGACTGGTACTGGTAAAACTGCAGCCTTCGCGCTGCCGATTTTGGCCCGTATCGACAAGAGTATTAAATCCCCCCAGGCGCTAGTACTAGCTCCTACACGTGAACTTGCATTGCAGGTTGCAGAGTCTTTCCAAAGCTTTGCAGATAACCTCGGTGATATTCGCGTACTTCCCATCTACGGTGGACAAGCCTATGGCATTCAGCTCTCCGGGCTGCGTCGTGGCGCACAAATCGTAGTAGGTACTCCCGGCCGTGTAATCGACCACCTTGATAAGGGCTCTCTGGATATTTCCGGGCTGCGCTTCATGGTGCTAGATGAGGCCGATGAGATGCTTAATATGGGCTTCCAAGAAGACGTAGAACGTATTCTGGAAGACACCCCAGACGCTAAGCAAGTAGCGCTGTTCTCCGCGACTATGCCTAATGGTATTCGTCGTATCTCGAAGCAGTATTTGAATAATCCTGCCGAGATTACCGTGAAGTCGGAGGCCCGTACGGCCACCAACATCACCCAGCGTTGGTTGAGCGTTGCCCATCGCAACAAGCTCGACGGCTTGACTCGCATCCTTGAAGTTACGGAATTTGAAGCCATTATTGTCTTCGTACGTACTCGTACCGAGACTGAAGAAGTAGCTGAAAAGCTGCGGGCTCGAGGCTTCTCCGCAGCTGCTATTAACGGAGATATCAACCAGGCTCAACGTGAGCGCACAGTTGATCAGCTAAAAGATGGTCGCCTAGATATTCTAGTTGCCACTGACGTAGCTGCTCGTGGCCTTGACGTGGAACGTATTAGCCACGTTATTAACTACGATATCCCCCACGATACTGAAGCTTATGTACACCGCATTGGCCGTACTGGCCGCGCAGGTCGTACTGGGGAAGCAATCTTGTTTGTTACTCCCCGTGAGCGTCGGATGTTGCGCACCATTGAGCGCGTAACTAATGCTCCCATCAGTGAAATGGAGCTACCTACTGTCGATGAAGTTAACTCTTCTCGTAAGGAACGCTTCGCAGATTCTATTACTGAGTCCCTAGAAGATTCCCAGTTAGATATCTTCCGGAACTTGGTTAAGGAATATTCTGAGCAGCACGATGTGCCGCTAGAAGATATTGCTGCTGCTCTTGCGACGCAGGCGCAGGCTGGTAATGAATTCTTGATGAAAGAGCAGCCACGCGATTCCCGTAACCGGGACCGTGACGACCGTGGCCGGGATCGCGATGATCGTGGGCGTGGACGTGACCGAGATCGCGGCTTTGATCGCGATGATCGTGGCGGTCGTGACCGTGGCGGACGTTCTCGCTTTGAAGCTGAATCCGGTAAGCAGATGTACCGCATTGCAGTTGGTAAGCGTCAGCACGTACGTCCCGGCGCTATTGTTGGGGCCTTGGCTAATGAAGGTGGCTTGAATTCTCGCGATTTCGGGCGCATCTCCATCTTTGCGGATCACAGCTTGGTCGAATTACCTCAGGACATGGATCCTGGCGTATTTGATCGCCTGGCTGATACCCGCATTTCAGGTCAGCTAATTAATCTTGAAAAAGATAATGGCCGTCCTCCACGTCGTGAAAACGACCGTGGCGACCGTGGCGACCGTGGCGGTTTCCGTGGTGGTCGAGATCGTGACCGTGGCGGTGACCGTGACCGTGGCGAGCGCGGTGGTTTCCGTGGTGGTCGTGATAATGATCGTGGCGAGCGCGGTGGTTTCCGTGGTGGTCGAGATCGTGACCGTGGCGAACGTGGCGGTTTCCGTGGCGGCGATCGCGATCGCGGTGGCTTCCGAGGTTAA
- a CDS encoding amino acid permease, protein MNKTAISKEKRKLPGLNARHIHFIALGSAIGTGLFYGSAGAIQAAGPSVLLVYLIGGAVVYFMLRALGEMAVRHPVSGSFAEYARAYMGPQAGYITGWMYAFEMIIVCLADLTAMAIYMRFWFPDTPQWVWVAVTLLVVGAANLASVRWFGELEFAFTLVKVTAVIAMIIGGAAILIFNLGTTPNEASIANLWSDGGFFPNGAGGMVSAFILVLFAFGGTEIIGVAGAEAEDPKTTIPKSVNTVPVRILLFYVGAIFIILALNPWTQITGERSPFVEIFDTLGVSWAAALLNFVVITAALSAINSDLFGAGRVITGMARENLAPAALARTNIKGVPVITTASLLAVLVVGIVLNYVLPDKVFTIVAALATFATVFVWLMILLAHLASRRKLSPAEVKELHFPVPFWPWGQYFSVAFILFTFGIMVWDSDFHLALAVGVGFTLLMTALYYLTGRPKAIDNAAAEKASQ, encoded by the coding sequence ATGAACAAAACTGCCATTAGCAAAGAGAAACGGAAACTTCCCGGACTCAATGCACGGCACATCCATTTTATCGCGCTTGGCTCAGCGATTGGTACTGGTCTTTTCTACGGTTCAGCAGGTGCAATACAGGCTGCCGGACCGTCAGTTTTGCTAGTTTATTTAATCGGTGGTGCCGTGGTGTACTTCATGTTGCGTGCACTAGGTGAAATGGCTGTCCGTCACCCTGTTTCTGGCTCATTTGCAGAATATGCTCGCGCTTATATGGGCCCCCAAGCCGGCTATATCACTGGCTGGATGTATGCATTTGAGATGATTATTGTCTGCCTGGCTGACCTCACTGCCATGGCAATCTATATGCGATTCTGGTTCCCGGATACCCCACAATGGGTGTGGGTAGCAGTAACTTTACTCGTTGTCGGAGCCGCCAACTTAGCTAGCGTGCGCTGGTTTGGTGAACTTGAATTCGCCTTCACCTTAGTGAAGGTAACTGCAGTTATAGCCATGATTATCGGCGGTGCTGCTATTTTGATTTTCAATTTAGGCACCACCCCAAACGAAGCCTCCATAGCTAATCTATGGAGCGATGGCGGATTCTTCCCCAATGGCGCAGGAGGCATGGTTTCAGCCTTCATTTTGGTGCTCTTTGCCTTTGGCGGAACTGAAATTATTGGTGTTGCTGGTGCGGAAGCCGAAGATCCTAAGACCACAATTCCAAAATCAGTTAATACTGTGCCGGTGCGAATCTTGCTTTTCTATGTAGGCGCCATATTTATTATCTTGGCCCTTAACCCTTGGACCCAGATCACTGGAGAACGTTCTCCCTTTGTAGAAATATTTGACACTCTAGGAGTTAGCTGGGCCGCAGCTTTGCTGAATTTTGTGGTCATCACCGCAGCACTTTCTGCCATCAACTCAGACCTCTTTGGCGCTGGGCGAGTAATCACTGGCATGGCTCGGGAAAACCTAGCTCCTGCTGCTTTGGCCCGTACCAATATTAAAGGTGTGCCAGTTATTACCACTGCCTCCTTGCTCGCGGTATTAGTAGTTGGCATTGTTTTGAATTACGTGCTTCCCGATAAGGTATTTACTATTGTCGCTGCTTTGGCCACCTTTGCCACGGTCTTTGTATGGCTGATGATCCTTCTTGCACACCTGGCTTCCAGGCGCAAGCTTTCGCCTGCAGAGGTAAAGGAACTACATTTCCCAGTACCATTTTGGCCTTGGGGACAATATTTTTCGGTAGCCTTTATTCTGTTTACTTTCGGAATCATGGTGTGGGATTCAGATTTCCACCTAGCACTTGCCGTAGGGGTAGGTTTTACCCTCTTGATGACCGCCCTCTACTACTTAACCGGTCGACCAAAAGCCATTGATAATGCGGCCGCAGAAAAGGCAAGTCAGTAA
- a CDS encoding cytochrome ubiquinol oxidase subunit I: MDVLDISRWQFGITSVYHYIFVPLTIGLGPLVALMQTFWQITAKEYWYRATRFFGTIFLINFAMGVATGIVQEFQFGMNWSQYSIMVGDVFGGPLALEALIAFFLESVFLGVWIFGWGKVPGWLHNAAIWIVAIATNISAYFIITANSFMQNPKGAWFNPETGRAELESITELLFNHTAVYGTLHAVTSAFLVGATFILGVSCWWLVRSRHLAQKHGWAPDSAEIQRHSGYRPMIKLGLWSTVLASLGVFITGDLQAKLMFEQQPMKMAAAESLCHTETDPNFSILTIGTHNNCDSVHHLIELPHILPFLAEGKFSGVTLQGALDLQQQYETLYGPGNYIPNLFVTYWSFRAMIGLMLGSLVLAFIAWLFTRKNKAPEGTWAKWFGRGALIAIPFPYLANMSGWVFAEMGRQPWIVHPNPKHVGDPRTELIRMTIAEGVSEHSAAYVWITLIGFTLIYALLFVVWYWLIRRAVLFGPPYAGAPEFHADGRIVGPASAVGTDLPMGIEPVHFGLRKEAAQAGTATDTGYNLSTVLGSSTGVLLADASQNHRASSAPETKKD, encoded by the coding sequence GTGGACGTTCTCGATATTTCACGGTGGCAATTCGGCATTACCTCCGTCTACCACTATATTTTCGTCCCTCTGACTATCGGTTTAGGCCCATTGGTTGCGTTAATGCAAACCTTTTGGCAAATAACCGCTAAAGAATATTGGTACCGGGCCACCCGCTTTTTTGGCACAATCTTTTTGATTAACTTCGCCATGGGTGTAGCTACCGGCATAGTTCAAGAATTCCAATTTGGGATGAACTGGTCGCAATATTCGATCATGGTCGGCGATGTATTTGGTGGTCCGCTCGCCTTAGAAGCACTGATTGCATTCTTCTTGGAATCAGTCTTCCTGGGTGTGTGGATTTTCGGCTGGGGAAAAGTTCCAGGTTGGCTCCATAATGCGGCTATCTGGATTGTTGCAATCGCTACCAATATCTCCGCATATTTCATCATTACCGCTAATTCTTTTATGCAGAACCCCAAAGGCGCCTGGTTTAACCCAGAAACTGGCCGGGCAGAGTTAGAAAGCATCACAGAACTTCTTTTCAACCACACTGCAGTTTATGGCACTCTACACGCTGTAACCAGTGCCTTCTTGGTAGGTGCAACCTTTATTTTGGGTGTCTCCTGCTGGTGGTTGGTACGTTCGCGCCACCTAGCTCAAAAACACGGTTGGGCCCCAGATTCTGCAGAAATACAGCGACATTCCGGCTACCGTCCCATGATCAAATTAGGACTGTGGTCTACAGTTTTGGCCTCTCTTGGAGTTTTCATTACCGGTGACCTCCAGGCCAAGCTGATGTTTGAACAGCAGCCGATGAAAATGGCCGCAGCTGAATCACTGTGCCACACCGAAACGGATCCGAATTTCTCAATTCTGACTATCGGAACTCACAACAACTGCGATTCTGTACACCACCTAATTGAACTTCCGCATATTTTGCCCTTCTTAGCTGAAGGCAAATTCAGCGGAGTTACGCTGCAAGGTGCTCTAGATCTCCAACAGCAATACGAAACCCTTTATGGGCCAGGAAATTACATTCCAAACCTCTTTGTAACCTATTGGTCCTTCCGTGCCATGATCGGCCTAATGCTGGGCTCTTTAGTATTGGCTTTTATCGCCTGGCTATTTACCCGCAAAAATAAGGCTCCTGAAGGTACTTGGGCAAAATGGTTTGGACGCGGTGCGCTAATCGCTATTCCTTTCCCCTACCTGGCCAATATGTCTGGTTGGGTCTTTGCAGAGATGGGTCGCCAACCCTGGATCGTGCACCCGAATCCCAAGCACGTAGGTGATCCGCGTACGGAATTAATTCGGATGACGATTGCGGAAGGCGTTTCTGAACATTCCGCTGCTTATGTGTGGATCACCCTCATCGGATTCACCTTGATTTATGCCCTGCTATTTGTGGTCTGGTACTGGCTGATTCGTCGCGCTGTACTATTTGGGCCGCCTTATGCCGGTGCTCCCGAATTCCATGCCGATGGTCGCATCGTTGGACCAGCTTCTGCAGTGGGCACCGATTTGCCCATGGGTATTGAACCGGTGCATTTTGGCTTGCGGAAAGAAGCTGCGCAGGCAGGTACTGCAACCGATACCGGATATAACCTGTCCACTGTTTTAGGAAGCTCAACAGGAGTTTTGCTAGCCGATGCTTCGCAAAACCACCGCGCTTCCTCCGCTCCCGAAACCAAGAAGGACTGA
- the cydB gene encoding cytochrome d ubiquinol oxidase subunit II, whose product MFGLDLPVIWFILVSVLFAGYFLLEGFDFGVGILAPIISKEPKERNTMVATIGPVWDGNEVWVITAGGAIFAAFPLWYATLFSGFYLPLFLLLLTLIVRVIALEWRHKVHDARWVRWADVLLAIGSWGPALAWGLVVSTIVRGVPLQADFTLSSSHVMGAIFHPYALLGAIVFAALFSMHGLAFLRLKTAGIVRERTHKFVIPLSVITAIGGVAYLAWTIYAYNQTLWGWILAAVIALLVVGSALFMWLQRDGWSFLLSALAVLAVAGLMFGTIFPNVMPTSLADGANMTIWDAASNPYTLRFMTWVAIIMVPFVLAYQAWTYWVFSKRLQAESASVEENPQPELGLLNR is encoded by the coding sequence ATGTTTGGTCTTGATCTTCCTGTTATCTGGTTCATCCTGGTATCAGTTCTTTTTGCGGGATATTTCCTGCTTGAAGGATTCGACTTCGGGGTTGGTATTTTGGCACCAATAATCTCCAAAGAACCCAAAGAACGCAATACCATGGTGGCCACTATTGGCCCCGTATGGGATGGCAATGAAGTGTGGGTAATCACCGCCGGTGGCGCCATTTTCGCAGCCTTCCCACTGTGGTATGCCACCCTCTTTTCCGGCTTCTACCTGCCACTATTCCTGCTGCTTCTAACCTTGATTGTTAGAGTTATTGCCCTGGAATGGCGCCATAAAGTCCACGATGCCCGCTGGGTACGCTGGGCAGATGTGCTCCTAGCAATTGGATCTTGGGGTCCTGCTTTAGCGTGGGGATTAGTGGTATCTACCATCGTGCGTGGGGTGCCTTTGCAAGCTGATTTCACGCTTTCTAGCAGCCACGTCATGGGTGCAATTTTCCACCCTTATGCCCTTTTAGGTGCCATCGTATTCGCAGCCCTATTTAGTATGCATGGACTAGCCTTCTTGCGGCTAAAGACTGCCGGAATTGTGCGCGAACGTACCCATAAATTCGTGATTCCGCTTTCAGTAATTACCGCAATCGGTGGAGTCGCCTATCTTGCCTGGACTATCTACGCATATAACCAAACACTTTGGGGCTGGATTCTAGCCGCAGTAATCGCACTGCTAGTAGTAGGTTCCGCGCTCTTTATGTGGCTGCAACGCGACGGCTGGTCTTTCCTGCTCAGCGCCCTAGCAGTGCTTGCAGTAGCCGGCTTAATGTTTGGCACGATCTTCCCGAATGTGATGCCTACATCACTTGCAGATGGCGCCAATATGACCATTTGGGATGCAGCTTCTAATCCTTATACCCTGCGCTTTATGACCTGGGTAGCTATTATCATGGTGCCTTTCGTACTGGCTTATCAAGCCTGGACTTACTGGGTATTTTCCAAGCGTCTACAGGCTGAATCTGCCAGCGTGGAAGAAAATCCGCAGCCAGAATTAGGACTCCTTAACCGGTGA
- a CDS encoding ABC transporter ATP-binding protein/permease, which yields MNRKSTRGPLDPRLLKLSEPTRRWILMLGLLTALSTIATVVTGLLVGLVTAGLIENPQDLFPTYSKYFIFLGASIILKAASTWVQQRYAARASAGIIVDLRAKTLKHLAQRDPRTVDAALWRTRLGAGIEGLTPYLTGYLPALAATVIAIPAMLLVVWNLDIPSLLIALITLPLIPFFMWLVGTLTAGKTEKRLADLAVLNNQLLDLIAGLTTLKIFNRHRDTALEVRRLSNQHSSSTLSVLRLAFLSSFVLEFLATLSVALMAVGIGFRLMNGSMTLAAGLTVLIIAPEIYQPLREVGSRFHDAQDGLAASDAILATLSTPLAAKDSQSCAPVLENPNTTASAELRPGLLADFAKFTAHTRDGARPHALSGQAQPGKLTALIGPNGAGKSTALLGILGLATENISGSISVTQLDAAGQRVILKAEKLWEKTIYVAQRPLLYRQTIGSTAALSQGQKQRLAIAQALEKIPAQPETKFLVVLDEPTAHLDAHNAEIMINQLKKIAANGHTVLVATHDPLLIAAADAHIEVNQ from the coding sequence ATGAACAGAAAATCCACTCGTGGACCTTTAGACCCGCGGCTACTAAAGCTTTCTGAGCCAACTAGACGCTGGATCCTAATGCTGGGATTGCTCACCGCTTTAAGTACTATTGCCACGGTAGTTACGGGGCTTCTCGTAGGCCTAGTAACTGCCGGGTTAATAGAAAACCCGCAAGATTTATTTCCTACTTATTCTAAATACTTCATATTTTTAGGTGCCAGCATTATCTTAAAAGCTGCCAGCACCTGGGTACAGCAACGATATGCCGCGCGAGCCAGTGCTGGAATCATCGTTGATCTGCGTGCCAAAACCCTAAAACACTTAGCACAACGTGATCCTCGCACGGTTGATGCGGCCTTATGGCGCACCCGTTTAGGAGCTGGGATCGAAGGGTTAACCCCCTATCTAACTGGTTATTTACCAGCTTTAGCCGCCACAGTTATAGCTATTCCAGCGATGCTGCTAGTGGTATGGAACCTAGATATCCCCTCGCTTCTAATTGCCCTAATCACTTTGCCGCTAATTCCTTTTTTTATGTGGTTAGTAGGAACACTAACCGCAGGTAAAACTGAAAAACGTTTAGCAGACTTAGCAGTATTAAATAATCAGCTCCTAGATCTCATAGCTGGATTAACTACTTTAAAAATATTTAATCGCCACCGCGATACCGCTTTAGAAGTACGCCGACTTAGCAATCAACACTCCAGTTCAACTTTAAGTGTGCTGCGCTTAGCTTTCTTATCTAGTTTCGTCCTAGAATTTTTAGCCACGCTATCAGTAGCCCTGATGGCAGTAGGTATCGGATTTCGGCTCATGAATGGTTCCATGACGCTGGCCGCCGGGCTAACAGTACTAATTATTGCCCCTGAAATTTATCAACCTTTAAGAGAAGTGGGTTCACGTTTTCATGATGCACAAGACGGACTAGCTGCTAGCGATGCAATTTTGGCAACTTTGAGCACTCCCCTAGCGGCAAAGGATTCGCAATCTTGTGCTCCGGTATTGGAAAATCCCAATACGACTGCCAGCGCAGAATTAAGGCCTGGGCTATTGGCAGATTTTGCCAAGTTCACCGCTCACACCCGAGATGGCGCTAGGCCACATGCCTTAAGCGGGCAAGCGCAACCTGGAAAACTAACTGCTTTAATTGGGCCTAATGGTGCCGGAAAATCTACCGCCCTACTTGGCATCCTGGGATTAGCTACCGAAAATATTAGTGGTTCAATAAGCGTGACGCAGCTAGATGCCGCAGGTCAAAGGGTGATCTTAAAGGCTGAAAAATTATGGGAAAAAACCATTTATGTAGCCCAACGCCCGCTTTTATACCGGCAAACAATAGGGAGCACTGCGGCGCTTTCCCAAGGGCAAAAACAACGGCTAGCAATAGCCCAAGCTTTGGAGAAGATACCGGCTCAACCCGAGACAAAATTCTTGGTGGTACTTGATGAGCCCACTGCCCATTTAGATGCGCATAATGCTGAAATCATGATTAACCAACTAAAAAAGATAGCGGCAAATGGTCACACTGTTTTAGTAGCAACCCATGATCCACTACTTATAGCTGCTGCCGATGCCCACATCGAGGTAAATCAGTGA
- the cydC gene encoding thiol reductant ABC exporter subunit CydC has translation MSNLRTEIKALWQTRRLSGIRLAEIIGPVLAGVLTMVSSIGLTVVSAWLITKAWEKPFIVEIALAVTAVRALGISRAVFRYVERLVSHRLALQVAGRTRENAYILLTNGDPRRILALNRGALLTRLGSDIDEVSEVIIRAIVPIGTSIITSLCAVIMAATLSLSAASILAAGLFLSFCIPPLFAARAIRISDKSRAQALQEYTSIADEVLNHSATLRVENLLDTALEKAHKAALTQVAATEKAAPANAWSAAAGLLIHGFTVLTMLFLAGYEYISADQNPHSPQWLGVLVLLSLAAFEAVAMLPGAAANITRASAAANRLGELITPAQLTSSGTQIVPAEPSLRTQNLIVGFDKDLASWELDLPWGSRQEIVAPSGYGKTTLLLTLAGLLPARHGTVFLAEQPISSYAADSLRHKVALSLEDAHIFSTTVGDNLLLGANSADPELIAEVLAAVGLKEWVSGLPQGLDTVLYDGDQSLSGGQRRRLLLARALLTNAPILLLDEPTEHLDPASAQELTDLVLKSENLPGARAQRSVIVVRHPREEPGI, from the coding sequence GTGAGTAATTTAAGAACTGAAATAAAGGCTCTTTGGCAAACGCGTCGCCTCAGTGGAATTCGCTTAGCAGAGATAATCGGCCCGGTACTTGCAGGAGTACTCACTATGGTTTCTTCCATAGGTTTAACAGTGGTCTCTGCCTGGTTGATTACTAAAGCTTGGGAAAAACCTTTTATCGTAGAAATTGCCTTAGCGGTTACCGCGGTACGTGCCCTAGGAATTTCTCGGGCTGTATTTCGCTATGTTGAAAGGTTGGTTTCACATCGGTTAGCGCTGCAAGTAGCTGGCCGTACCCGCGAAAATGCTTATATATTACTAACAAATGGGGATCCGCGCCGTATTTTAGCGCTCAACCGTGGTGCCTTATTAACTCGTTTAGGCTCTGATATTGATGAAGTGTCAGAAGTAATAATTCGGGCAATTGTTCCCATTGGTACCAGCATTATTACCTCCCTTTGTGCGGTAATAATGGCAGCTACACTTTCCTTATCTGCAGCAAGCATTTTGGCAGCAGGATTATTTTTAAGTTTTTGTATTCCTCCGTTATTTGCCGCTCGCGCCATACGTATAAGTGATAAGTCCAGAGCTCAAGCACTACAGGAATACACCAGCATCGCAGATGAAGTATTAAACCATTCAGCGACATTAAGAGTAGAAAACCTCCTAGATACTGCCTTAGAAAAAGCCCATAAAGCCGCCTTAACTCAAGTTGCGGCCACTGAAAAAGCTGCGCCTGCTAATGCCTGGAGTGCTGCTGCAGGATTACTCATTCACGGTTTTACCGTACTTACTATGCTGTTTTTAGCCGGATATGAATATATTTCCGCAGACCAAAATCCCCACTCTCCACAATGGTTGGGAGTTTTGGTTTTACTATCCCTGGCAGCCTTCGAAGCTGTAGCTATGTTACCGGGAGCGGCCGCTAATATTACGCGCGCTTCAGCTGCAGCTAATCGCCTAGGTGAGCTGATAACTCCAGCTCAGCTAACCAGCTCAGGCACCCAAATTGTGCCAGCAGAACCATCCTTGCGAACCCAAAATCTTATCGTAGGATTTGATAAAGACCTGGCTTCATGGGAGCTAGATCTACCATGGGGAAGCCGTCAAGAAATTGTGGCACCTTCTGGATATGGCAAAACTACACTGCTTTTAACTTTGGCCGGATTATTGCCTGCCCGACACGGCACAGTATTCCTAGCTGAGCAGCCAATAAGCTCCTATGCAGCGGATTCACTGCGCCATAAAGTGGCTTTGAGCTTAGAAGATGCACATATATTTTCCACCACTGTGGGTGATAATTTATTGCTCGGGGCCAATAGTGCTGACCCAGAATTAATAGCTGAAGTACTAGCCGCTGTAGGTCTAAAAGAATGGGTTTCTGGACTTCCACAAGGCTTAGATACCGTGCTTTATGACGGTGACCAGAGCTTATCTGGTGGACAACGGCGCCGGTTGCTGCTGGCTCGGGCACTGCTAACTAATGCTCCGATCTTATTATTAGATGAGCCCACCGAACACCTCGATCCAGCCAGTGCCCAAGAATTGACAGATTTAGTTTTAAAATCTGAAAATCTACCTGGCGCGCGGGCCCAACGTAGTGTGATTGTGGTGCGACATCCGCGCGAAGAGCCGGGAATTTAA
- a CDS encoding MFS transporter produces the protein MSHPLAPGAAKIPATIWVLVAATFLIGLGYGLIAPILPQFAHSFNVSLAAASAAVSIISVTRLLFGPLAGPVLDRWGSRPVYLYGLLLIAVSTGAVAFAQAYWQVMLLRAISGIGSVAATVSAMALVVKLAPVEIRGRCASAYASATLLGTTIGPVIGAFMAPLGMRVPFAIYGAMIVIATGFVARYTSSISLQDEQQSQYLDGKLHLPIMSFWEALKHKSYVASLVGAFANGWTSFGIRVTAIPLFAAVTFENNRVASSAMALASFAIGNAICLQFAGRAADKIGRKPLIILGLIGNGVFTGLLANSENLWSLCILSACAGAGVGIYNPAQQAVVADIIGNQRSGGRVLAGFQMSQDLGATIGPVAVGLIATKYSFEIGFLITGAIMLVAAFQWLFAPETLPFKTANQ, from the coding sequence ATGTCTCATCCGCTAGCTCCAGGGGCTGCCAAAATACCTGCCACCATATGGGTATTAGTGGCAGCTACTTTTTTAATTGGTTTAGGATACGGGCTAATTGCACCTATCCTGCCGCAATTTGCCCATTCTTTTAATGTAAGTCTTGCTGCTGCCAGTGCTGCAGTATCAATTATTTCGGTAACAAGGCTACTTTTTGGGCCTCTAGCTGGGCCAGTTTTAGACAGATGGGGCAGTAGGCCAGTTTATTTATATGGCTTATTACTTATTGCAGTAAGTACAGGCGCGGTAGCTTTTGCCCAAGCTTATTGGCAAGTAATGCTGCTGCGCGCAATATCTGGAATAGGTTCAGTAGCCGCCACAGTTTCCGCAATGGCTTTGGTTGTAAAACTAGCCCCAGTGGAGATTCGTGGCAGATGTGCTTCCGCTTATGCCTCTGCAACTCTTTTGGGAACCACTATTGGACCAGTTATCGGTGCTTTTATGGCCCCACTTGGGATGCGAGTCCCTTTTGCTATCTATGGCGCCATGATAGTTATCGCAACTGGATTCGTTGCCCGGTATACCTCAAGTATTTCGTTGCAAGACGAGCAGCAGTCACAATATTTAGATGGCAAATTACATCTTCCTATTATGAGTTTTTGGGAAGCTCTTAAACATAAATCCTATGTAGCTTCTCTAGTTGGCGCTTTTGCTAATGGTTGGACTAGCTTTGGCATTCGAGTTACTGCTATCCCGTTATTTGCCGCAGTTACTTTCGAAAATAATCGGGTAGCTAGCTCTGCTATGGCTTTGGCTTCTTTTGCAATTGGAAATGCTATTTGTTTGCAATTTGCTGGCCGTGCTGCCGATAAAATTGGACGCAAACCGCTAATAATTTTAGGCTTAATAGGTAATGGAGTTTTTACCGGGCTTTTAGCAAATAGTGAAAATTTATGGAGTCTTTGTATTCTTTCTGCCTGTGCTGGTGCTGGGGTAGGCATATATAATCCAGCCCAACAAGCTGTGGTAGCAGATATTATTGGTAATCAAAGATCTGGCGGGCGCGTCTTGGCAGGATTTCAAATGTCCCAAGATCTCGGCGCTACTATCGGCCCAGTAGCAGTAGGTCTAATTGCTACAAAATACAGTTTCGAAATAGGTTTTCTAATTACTGGTGCCATAATGCTCGTAGCGGCTTTTCAATGGCTTTTTGCACCTGAAACTCTCCCCTTTAAAACCGCAAATCAATAA